In one window of Caballeronia sp. TF1N1 DNA:
- the rpoC gene encoding DNA-directed RNA polymerase subunit beta': MKALLDLFKQVQQEEVFDAIKIGLASPDKIRSWSFGEVKKPETINYRTFKPERDGLFCAKIFGPIKDYECLCGKYKRLKHRGVICEKCGVEVTLAKVRRERMGHIELASPVAHIWFLKSLPSRLGMVLDMTLRDIERVLYFEAYVVIDPGMTPLKARQIMTEEDYYNKVEEYGDEFRAEMGAEGVRELLRSINIDEQVEMLRTELKNTGSEAKIKKYAKRLKVLEAFQRSGIKPDWMVLEVLPVLPPELRPLVPLDGGRFATSDLNDLYRRVINRNNRLKRLLELKAPEIIVRNEKRMLQEAVDSLLDNGRRGKAMTGANKRPLKSLADMIKGKGGRFRQNLLGKRVDYSGRSVIVVGPTLKLHQCGLPKLMALELFKPFIFNKLEVMGVATTIKAAKKEVENQTPVVWDILEEVIREHPVMLNRAPTLHRLGIQAFEPVLIEGKAIQLHPLVCAAFNADFDGDQMAVHVPLSLEAQMEARTLMLASNNVLFPANGDPSIVPSQDIVLGLYYASREAVNGKGEGMTFTGVSEVIRAYENKEVELASRVNVRITEMVHNEDQSEGAPKFVPKISLFATTVGRSILSEILPPGLPFTVLNKPLKKKEISRLINTAFRKCGLRETVIFADQLMQMGFRLATRAGISICVDDMLVPPQKETIVGDAAKKVKEYDRQYMSGLVTAQERYNNVVDIWSATSEAVGKAMMEQLATEPVTDRDGKETRQESFNSIYMMADSGARGSAVQIRQLAGMRGLMAKPDGSIIETPITANFREGLNVLQYFISTHGARKGLADTALKTANSGYLTRRLVDVTQDLVVVEEDCGTSNGVAMKALVEGGEVVEALRDRILGRVAVADVVNPETQETLYASGDLLDEDAVEEIERLGIDEVRVRTPLTCETRYGLCASCYGRDLGRGSRVNVGEAVGVIAAQSIGEPGTQLTMRTFHIGGAASRAAVASTVEAKSNGTVRFTATMRYVTNAKGEQVVISRSGEAIIADDLGRERERHKIPYGATLLQLDGAQIKAGSQLAQWDPLTRPIITEWGGTVKFENVEEGVTVAKQIDDVTGLSTLVVIDVKRRGSQASKSVRPQVKLLDANGEEVKIPNTEHSVQIGFQVGALITVKDGQQVQVGEVLARIPVEAQKTRDITGGLPRVAELFEARSPKDAGILAEVTGTTSFGKDTKGKQRLVITDLEGNQHEFLIAKEKQVLVHDGQVVNKGEMIVDGPADPHDILRLQGIEALSRYIVDEVQDVYRLQGVKINDKHIEVIVRQMLRRVQITDNGDTRFIPGEQVERSDMLDENDRMTADDKRPATYENVLLGITKASLSTDSFISAASFQETTRVLTEAAIMGKRDDLRGLKENVIVGRLIPAGTGLAFHKARKSKEMSDRERFDQIAAEEAFDFGTPETPATEQAPHTNE; encoded by the coding sequence ATGAAAGCTCTGCTCGATCTATTCAAGCAAGTCCAGCAAGAAGAAGTATTCGACGCGATCAAGATCGGTCTGGCTTCGCCCGACAAGATCCGTTCGTGGTCATTCGGCGAAGTGAAGAAGCCGGAGACCATCAACTACCGTACCTTCAAGCCGGAGCGGGACGGTCTGTTCTGCGCGAAGATTTTTGGTCCGATCAAGGACTACGAATGCCTTTGCGGCAAGTACAAGCGTCTGAAGCACCGCGGTGTGATCTGCGAAAAGTGCGGCGTCGAAGTGACGCTCGCCAAGGTGCGTCGCGAACGCATGGGCCATATCGAACTGGCCTCGCCGGTTGCGCACATCTGGTTCTTGAAGTCGCTGCCGTCGCGTCTGGGCATGGTGCTCGACATGACGCTGCGCGACATCGAACGCGTGCTGTACTTCGAGGCATACGTGGTGATCGATCCGGGCATGACGCCGCTGAAAGCGCGGCAGATCATGACCGAAGAGGATTACTACAACAAGGTCGAAGAGTACGGTGACGAATTCCGCGCCGAGATGGGCGCGGAAGGCGTGCGCGAACTGCTGCGTTCGATCAACATCGACGAACAGGTCGAGATGTTGCGCACCGAACTCAAGAACACGGGTTCGGAAGCGAAGATCAAGAAGTACGCAAAGCGCCTTAAAGTGCTCGAGGCTTTCCAGCGTTCGGGCATCAAGCCTGACTGGATGGTGCTCGAAGTGCTGCCGGTGCTGCCGCCGGAACTGCGTCCGCTCGTGCCGCTGGATGGCGGCCGTTTCGCGACGTCGGACCTGAACGACCTGTATCGCCGCGTGATCAACCGTAACAACCGGTTGAAGCGTCTGCTCGAACTGAAGGCGCCTGAAATCATCGTCCGCAACGAAAAGCGGATGCTGCAGGAAGCCGTCGATTCGCTGCTCGACAACGGTCGTCGCGGTAAGGCAATGACGGGTGCGAACAAGCGTCCGCTGAAGTCGCTCGCCGACATGATCAAGGGTAAAGGCGGTCGTTTCCGTCAGAACTTGCTCGGTAAGCGCGTCGACTATTCGGGCCGTTCGGTGATCGTGGTCGGCCCGACGTTGAAGCTGCATCAGTGCGGTCTGCCGAAGCTGATGGCGCTCGAACTGTTCAAGCCTTTCATCTTCAACAAGCTGGAAGTGATGGGCGTAGCTACGACCATCAAGGCCGCGAAGAAGGAAGTCGAGAACCAGACGCCCGTGGTGTGGGACATTCTCGAAGAAGTCATTCGCGAACATCCGGTCATGCTGAACCGCGCGCCTACGCTTCACCGACTCGGCATTCAGGCTTTCGAGCCGGTGCTGATCGAAGGTAAGGCAATTCAGCTGCACCCGCTCGTTTGCGCGGCGTTCAACGCCGACTTCGACGGTGACCAGATGGCCGTTCACGTGCCGCTGTCGCTGGAAGCGCAGATGGAAGCGCGTACGCTGATGCTCGCGTCGAACAACGTTCTGTTCCCGGCCAACGGCGACCCGTCGATCGTGCCGTCGCAGGATATCGTGCTGGGTCTTTACTATGCATCGCGTGAAGCGGTGAATGGCAAGGGCGAAGGCATGACGTTCACGGGCGTGTCGGAAGTGATTCGCGCGTACGAGAACAAGGAAGTCGAGCTGGCATCGCGCGTCAACGTGCGGATCACGGAAATGGTCCACAACGAAGACCAGAGCGAAGGCGCGCCGAAGTTCGTGCCGAAGATCTCGTTGTTCGCAACGACGGTCGGCCGCTCGATCCTGTCGGAGATTCTGCCGCCGGGGCTGCCCTTCACCGTGCTGAACAAGCCGTTGAAGAAGAAGGAAATTTCGCGTCTGATCAACACGGCGTTCCGCAAGTGCGGTCTGCGCGAAACGGTGATCTTCGCCGACCAGCTGATGCAAATGGGTTTCCGTCTTGCAACGCGCGCCGGCATCTCGATCTGCGTGGACGACATGCTCGTGCCGCCGCAGAAAGAGACGATCGTCGGTGACGCCGCGAAGAAGGTGAAGGAATACGACCGTCAGTACATGTCGGGTCTCGTCACCGCGCAAGAACGCTACAACAACGTGGTCGACATCTGGTCGGCAACGTCGGAGGCGGTCGGCAAGGCGATGATGGAACAGCTCGCAACGGAGCCGGTGACGGATCGTGACGGCAAGGAAACGCGTCAGGAATCGTTCAACTCCATCTACATGATGGCCGACTCGGGCGCGCGCGGTTCCGCGGTGCAGATTCGTCAGCTTGCCGGTATGCGCGGCCTGATGGCGAAGCCGGACGGCTCGATCATCGAGACGCCGATCACCGCGAACTTCCGCGAAGGCCTGAACGTGCTGCAGTACTTCATCTCGACGCACGGTGCACGTAAGGGTCTGGCGGATACGGCGTTGAAGACGGCGAACTCGGGTTACCTGACGCGCCGTCTCGTCGACGTGACGCAGGATCTGGTCGTCGTCGAAGAAGATTGCGGCACGTCGAACGGCGTGGCGATGAAGGCGTTGGTCGAAGGCGGTGAAGTCGTCGAAGCGCTGCGTGACCGTATTCTCGGCCGCGTCGCGGTGGCGGACGTCGTCAATCCGGAAACGCAGGAAACGCTGTACGCATCGGGCGATCTGCTCGATGAAGACGCGGTCGAGGAAATTGAACGCCTCGGTATCGACGAAGTGCGCGTGCGCACGCCGTTGACCTGCGAAACGCGTTATGGCTTGTGCGCTTCGTGCTATGGCCGCGACCTGGGTCGTGGTTCGCGCGTGAACGTCGGCGAAGCGGTTGGTGTGATCGCGGCGCAGTCGATCGGTGAACCGGGCACGCAGCTTACGATGCGTACGTTCCACATCGGTGGCGCGGCATCGCGTGCGGCGGTTGCTTCGACGGTCGAAGCGAAGTCGAACGGTACGGTGCGCTTCACGGCCACGATGCGTTACGTCACCAACGCGAAGGGCGAGCAAGTCGTTATCTCGCGTTCGGGCGAGGCGATCATCGCGGACGACCTCGGTCGCGAGCGTGAACGTCACAAGATCCCGTACGGCGCCACGTTGCTGCAACTCGACGGCGCGCAGATCAAGGCCGGTTCGCAACTGGCTCAATGGGATCCGCTGACGCGTCCGATCATCACCGAGTGGGGCGGTACGGTGAAGTTCGAAAACGTCGAGGAAGGCGTGACGGTCGCGAAGCAGATCGACGACGTCACGGGTCTTTCGACGCTCGTCGTAATCGACGTGAAGCGCCGTGGTTCGCAGGCTTCGAAGAGCGTGCGTCCGCAGGTGAAGCTGCTCGACGCGAACGGCGAGGAAGTGAAGATCCCGAACACCGAGCATTCGGTGCAGATCGGCTTCCAGGTCGGCGCACTGATCACCGTGAAGGATGGTCAGCAAGTGCAGGTTGGTGAAGTGCTGGCACGTATTCCGGTTGAAGCGCAGAAGACGCGTGACATTACCGGTGGTCTGCCGCGCGTGGCCGAACTGTTCGAAGCGCGCTCGCCGAAGGACGCCGGCATTCTGGCGGAAGTCACGGGCACGACGTCGTTCGGTAAGGACACGAAGGGCAAGCAGCGTCTCGTCATCACGGACCTCGAAGGCAATCAGCACGAGTTCCTGATCGCGAAGGAAAAGCAGGTGCTGGTGCACGATGGTCAGGTCGTCAACAAGGGCGAAATGATCGTCGACGGTCCTGCCGATCCGCACGATATCCTGCGTTTGCAGGGTATCGAGGCGCTGTCGCGTTACATCGTGGACGAAGTGCAGGACGTGTACCGTCTGCAAGGCGTGAAGATCAACGACAAGCACATTGAAGTGATCGTGCGTCAGATGCTGCGTCGGGTCCAGATCACGGACAACGGCGACACGCGCTTCATCCCGGGCGAACAAGTCGAGCGGTCGGACATGCTCGATGAGAACGACCGCATGACCGCGGACGACAAGCGTCCGGCCACGTACGAAAACGTGCTGCTCGGTATCACGAAGGCTTCTCTGTCGACCGATTCGTTCATCTCGGCGGCGTCGTTCCAGGAAACGACCCGCGTGCTG